A single Constrictibacter sp. MBR-5 DNA region contains:
- a CDS encoding ParB/RepB/Spo0J family partition protein: MTKAKIEKITLSQARDIPFDRLALSSRNVRRVRAGVSIEELAEDIARRTLLQSLSVRAVIDEDGQPTDRYEVQAGGRRYRALELLVKQKRLAKNAPIPCIVREDGILEEDSLAENCQRVSLHPVDQFRAFQSLKEQGVGEEEIAARFFVTPQIVKQRLKLASVSPKLLEVYADDGMSLEQLMAFTISDDHARQERVWETVQRGYNKEPYFIRKLLTENTVRATDKRARFVGLAAYEEAGGIVLRDLFSQNDEGWLQDVALLEKLVTEKLAAEAEAIKAEGWNWIEVASDFPYGHTAGLRRVMGETETLSDEEHTRREALRSEFEEIEQRYFQESDEDLPEEVDRRLAEIEAALDAFENRPVIYDAQEVARAGAFVSIDGDGKLKVERGYLRPEDEAPAETGSDGQDTDAFIRDHVEIVHVGRNGETGQVDPAAALSGNGAQADDAEAEEDGLKPLSERLVMELTAHRTLALRDALANDPDIAFLAALHAFVLQTFWRYPTASCLEICAESPTPTVQGPGLKESQSAKVIDERHANWEKQLPDEPELLWEFLCDFDHDSRMALFAHCVSLTVNAVHEPWNRTQGRRHHADQLACAVSLDMTAAGWKPTVENYLNRVPKARILEAVTEAKGAGMAELIEGLKKSDMAEQAERLLADTGWLPEPLRTPGVETVVVTGEPGSPEPDASPSESSAAAELPAFLTAAE, translated from the coding sequence ATGACAAAGGCGAAAATTGAGAAGATTACGCTGTCCCAGGCGCGGGACATTCCATTCGACAGGCTGGCGCTTTCGAGCCGCAACGTCCGGCGGGTGCGGGCCGGTGTATCGATCGAGGAACTGGCCGAGGACATCGCCCGGCGCACGCTGTTGCAGTCCCTGAGCGTGCGGGCGGTGATCGACGAAGACGGTCAGCCCACCGACAGATACGAGGTGCAGGCCGGCGGCCGCCGTTACCGGGCGCTGGAGCTGCTGGTCAAGCAGAAGCGGCTGGCGAAGAATGCCCCGATCCCCTGCATCGTGCGGGAGGACGGCATTCTGGAAGAGGATTCGCTGGCCGAAAACTGCCAGCGCGTTTCACTCCACCCGGTGGATCAATTCCGTGCCTTCCAGTCGCTGAAGGAACAGGGAGTGGGCGAGGAGGAGATCGCCGCCCGCTTCTTCGTGACGCCGCAGATCGTCAAGCAGCGGCTGAAGCTCGCCAGCGTGTCGCCCAAGCTGCTGGAAGTCTATGCCGATGACGGCATGTCGCTGGAGCAACTGATGGCCTTCACGATTTCGGACGACCATGCCCGGCAGGAACGGGTCTGGGAGACCGTGCAGCGCGGCTACAACAAGGAGCCCTATTTCATCCGCAAGCTGCTGACGGAAAACACCGTCCGCGCCACCGACAAGCGTGCCCGCTTCGTCGGGCTCGCGGCCTATGAGGAAGCTGGCGGCATCGTGCTCCGCGACCTGTTCTCGCAGAATGACGAAGGCTGGCTCCAGGATGTGGCGCTGCTGGAGAAGCTTGTCACCGAGAAGCTCGCGGCCGAGGCCGAGGCAATCAAGGCCGAGGGCTGGAACTGGATCGAGGTCGCTTCGGACTTCCCCTATGGCCACACTGCCGGCCTGCGCCGCGTCATGGGCGAAACGGAGACGCTGTCCGACGAGGAGCACACCCGCCGCGAAGCCCTGCGGTCGGAGTTCGAGGAGATCGAACAGCGCTATTTCCAGGAAAGCGACGAGGATCTGCCCGAGGAGGTCGATCGGCGTCTCGCCGAGATCGAGGCGGCACTCGATGCCTTCGAGAACCGGCCCGTCATCTACGACGCGCAAGAGGTCGCCCGCGCCGGCGCATTCGTCAGTATTGATGGTGATGGCAAGCTGAAGGTCGAGCGCGGCTATCTCCGGCCCGAGGACGAGGCGCCGGCCGAAACGGGCAGCGATGGTCAGGACACGGATGCCTTCATCCGCGATCATGTCGAGATCGTCCATGTCGGCCGGAACGGCGAGACGGGTCAGGTCGATCCCGCCGCCGCGCTATCCGGCAATGGGGCGCAAGCTGACGATGCCGAAGCCGAGGAAGACGGTCTCAAGCCGCTGTCCGAGCGCCTGGTCATGGAACTGACGGCGCACCGGACGCTCGCCCTGCGGGACGCGCTGGCGAACGACCCGGACATCGCCTTCCTCGCCGCACTGCACGCCTTCGTTCTCCAGACCTTCTGGCGGTATCCGACGGCGAGTTGCCTGGAGATTTGCGCCGAAAGCCCGACGCCGACCGTTCAGGGGCCGGGGCTGAAGGAGAGCCAGTCGGCGAAGGTCATTGACGAGCGGCACGCCAATTGGGAGAAGCAGCTTCCCGACGAGCCGGAACTGCTCTGGGAGTTTCTCTGCGATTTCGACCACGACAGCCGCATGGCGCTCTTCGCCCATTGCGTCTCGCTCACCGTCAACGCGGTGCATGAGCCGTGGAACCGGACACAGGGACGCCGGCATCATGCTGACCAACTCGCCTGCGCGGTTTCGCTCGACATGACCGCGGCCGGGTGGAAGCCGACGGTGGAGAACTACCTCAATCGCGTGCCGAAGGCCCGCATCCTCGAGGCGGTCACCGAGGCCAAAGGCGCCGGCATGGCGGAGCTCATCGAAGGGCTGAAGAAGTCCGACATGGCCGAACAGGCCGAGCGGCTTCTGGCCGATACCGGCTGGCTGCCCGAGCCGCTGCGCACGCCCGGCGTCGAGACCGTAGTGGTCACGGGCGAACCGGGGTCCCCGGAGCCGGATGCCTCGCCCTCGGAGTCTTCCGCCGCCGCCGAACTTCCGGCATTCCTCACCGCTGCCGAATAA
- a CDS encoding thermonuclease family protein → MFQFVRLSAVIGIVFFACLSFWPALDEEHSGPANVIDADTIEVGGEKHRLYGVDAVEIDQRCRRRDSATWPCGKEAAAALTKFLEGRKVNCEVWQGTTRDGHGRFVSVCYAGGDDISSWVVKNGWAVADRDANRLYNYTSDEGTARFLRRGIWDGTFDPPAEWRRRQQAGDRP, encoded by the coding sequence ATGTTCCAGTTCGTCCGCCTGTCCGCCGTCATCGGCATTGTATTTTTCGCCTGTCTGTCCTTCTGGCCCGCGCTCGACGAAGAGCATTCCGGCCCGGCCAATGTGATCGACGCCGACACAATCGAAGTGGGCGGTGAGAAGCATCGCCTCTACGGCGTCGATGCCGTGGAGATCGACCAGCGCTGCCGCCGTCGCGATAGCGCGACATGGCCTTGCGGCAAAGAGGCCGCCGCCGCGCTCACCAAATTTCTCGAAGGCCGAAAGGTCAATTGCGAAGTCTGGCAGGGAACGACGCGCGATGGCCATGGTCGGTTCGTATCTGTTTGCTACGCCGGTGGCGACGACATCAGTAGCTGGGTGGTGAAGAACGGCTGGGCCGTCGCCGATCGCGACGCCAATCGTCTCTACAACTACACAAGCGACGAGGGCACGGCCCGGTTTCTGCGCCGTGGCATTTGGGACGGAACCTTCGATCCGCCCGCCGAATGGCGGCGCCGGCAGCAGGCGGGAGACCGGCCATGA
- a CDS encoding DUF2285 domain-containing protein — translation MEAQPIAPGHTDAFDIRCFASLATVLCCGGSEHVLFSDGLRHLQLMVTAGSVLDGPVCFRYLLSGLRHTEAKVPALQRLCGLCRLGRLPRGLFPPERRAKRWAMMLRAWDGEMAGASRRQVAAAIFGETAAHELWESGYRSRMQRLVREAEEMISGGYLRLLGRAAEGKGGF, via the coding sequence GTGGAAGCGCAGCCCATTGCACCCGGCCACACCGACGCCTTCGACATCCGATGCTTTGCGTCACTGGCGACTGTGTTGTGCTGCGGCGGATCCGAGCACGTGCTTTTCAGCGATGGCTTGCGCCATCTCCAACTGATGGTGACGGCAGGCAGTGTTCTCGATGGCCCGGTGTGCTTCCGCTACCTGCTGTCGGGTCTCCGGCACACGGAGGCGAAGGTTCCGGCGCTGCAACGGCTGTGCGGGCTTTGCCGCCTCGGCCGTCTGCCGCGCGGCCTCTTTCCGCCGGAGCGCCGGGCCAAGCGCTGGGCGATGATGCTGCGCGCCTGGGACGGAGAAATGGCGGGCGCAAGCCGGCGGCAGGTGGCGGCGGCGATCTTCGGGGAGACGGCGGCGCACGAGCTCTGGGAGTCCGGTTACCGCTCCCGCATGCAGCGGCTCGTCCGCGAGGCCGAGGAGATGATCAGCGGCGGCTACCTGAGACTTCTGGGGCGGGCGGCAGAGGGAAAGGGAGGCTTCTGA
- a CDS encoding AraC family transcriptional regulator, with translation MAETTLVDFTSEIASPVLSVTRRIARNGIVVSRCDIPINPGTQIVTAQFALFMHESEPLDLICRLPDSRRTEKYPVAAGHFHLSPANRAAHVGWTADKQSFVIAMENSFIERTIGNAFDGRVPEIRGRAALRDPAVEELIACLRRSLNDNSRCGGLCLDLVGTSLALRLFETYGENGKPPPSIRGGLGASRRRRIVDFIEAHLDEDIGLAALAAEAGLSPHHFGKAFKATFGKSPCRYIKERRIQKAKEMLLSDRASITEIALALGFSSHSHFTDVFRKMTGTTPSLFRRDCA, from the coding sequence ATGGCCGAAACCACTTTGGTCGATTTCACGTCGGAAATTGCGTCCCCGGTACTGTCCGTCACGCGGCGTATCGCCCGCAACGGCATTGTCGTCAGCCGATGCGATATCCCGATCAATCCCGGGACACAGATCGTCACGGCACAGTTCGCCCTCTTCATGCATGAAAGCGAACCGCTGGATCTCATCTGCCGTTTGCCTGACAGCCGTCGGACCGAGAAATATCCGGTCGCTGCGGGGCACTTTCATCTGAGCCCGGCCAATCGGGCCGCCCATGTCGGCTGGACGGCCGACAAGCAGTCCTTCGTCATTGCCATGGAAAATAGCTTCATCGAACGCACAATCGGCAACGCTTTCGACGGGCGCGTGCCCGAGATCAGAGGTAGAGCGGCGCTCCGCGACCCGGCGGTCGAGGAGCTGATAGCCTGCCTCAGGCGCAGCTTGAACGATAATAGCCGCTGCGGCGGGCTGTGCCTGGACCTCGTCGGCACGTCGCTCGCCCTGCGCTTGTTCGAGACCTATGGCGAAAACGGCAAGCCACCGCCGTCGATCCGGGGCGGTCTCGGCGCCTCGCGCCGGCGGCGGATCGTCGATTTCATCGAGGCGCATCTGGACGAAGATATCGGACTTGCCGCACTCGCCGCGGAAGCGGGACTCAGCCCGCATCATTTCGGCAAGGCCTTCAAGGCAACGTTCGGCAAGTCGCCCTGCCGCTACATCAAAGAGCGGCGGATTCAGAAGGCGAAGGAGATGCTGCTGTCGGACCGTGCGTCGATCACGGAGATCGCGCTTGCCCTTGGCTTTTCCAGCCACAGCCATTTCACGGACGTGTTCCGCAAGATGACGGGGACGACGCCTTCGCTGTTCCGCAGAGATTGCGCCTGA
- a CDS encoding DUF2285 domain-containing protein — protein MAKLDPEIADEVPWADEITSYDEDHFITYLRLLDAEAEGADWREVARIVLDRDPDAEPDRARRCWEAHLKRARWMTEYGYRHLLDAARSE, from the coding sequence ATGGCCAAACTCGATCCCGAGATCGCCGACGAGGTGCCGTGGGCGGACGAAATCACGTCCTATGACGAGGACCATTTCATCACCTATCTGCGCCTGCTGGACGCCGAGGCCGAGGGCGCCGACTGGCGCGAGGTCGCCCGCATTGTCCTGGATCGCGATCCAGACGCGGAACCCGACCGCGCCCGCCGCTGCTGGGAGGCGCATCTGAAGCGCGCCCGTTGGATGACCGAGTACGGTTACCGGCATTTGCTCGACGCGGCGCGGAGCGAATAG
- a CDS encoding DUF6117 family protein, translated as MAIPDHIRANFETLLRAARNGDLALMECTDASNGIPRYVLAAVQRDDGGEYFFTPFGHLAEGNPYVASHPPE; from the coding sequence ATGGCTATTCCCGATCACATCCGCGCCAATTTCGAGACTCTGCTGCGTGCGGCCAGAAACGGCGACCTTGCCTTGATGGAATGCACGGATGCGTCCAATGGCATACCGCGTTATGTGCTCGCCGCCGTGCAGCGTGACGATGGCGGCGAATACTTTTTCACGCCCTTCGGCCATCTGGCGGAGGGGAATCCCTACGTGGCTTCCCACCCGCCAGAGTGA